tttaataacatcactagagtagcacatagataaattgtgatacaaaatacattgcaatcataaagagatataaataagcacttcactatgccattcataacagtgaataagtattctgtgaaatatagcctaagagacccacacggtgcacacagtgttacctttacacacgtgggacaaggagtctccggagatcacataagtaaaactcacttgactagcataatgacatctagattacaagcatcatcatatgaatctcaatcatgtaaggcagctcatgagattattgtattgaagtacataggagagagatgaaccacatagctaccggtacagccccgagcctcgatggagaactactccctcctcatgggagacagcagcggtgatgaagatggcggtggtgtcgatggaggagccttccgggggcacttccccgtcccgacggcgtgccggaacagagacttctgtcccccagatcttggcttcgcgatggcggcggctctggaaggttttctctggtttcgtcaaacgcatcagggttttcgcgacggaggctttaaataggcggaagggcaaggtcggtggacttctgaggggcccacactataggggggcgcggccccccccttggccgcgccggcctagggtttggtggccctgtgccccctctctggcggttcacgtgtgttctggatgcttcagggcaaaataggaacctgggcgttgatttcgtccgattccgagaatatttctttactaggatttctgaaaccaaaaacagcagaaaacagcaactggcacttcggcatcttgttaataggttagttccagaaaatgcacaaatatgacataaagtgtgcataaaacatgtagatatcatcaataatgtggcatggaacacaagaaattatcgatacgtcggagacgtatcagcatccccaagcttagttctgctcgtcccgagcaggtaaaacgataacaaagataatttctggagtgacatgccatcataaacttgatcatattgtaaacatatgtaatgaatgcagcgatcaaaacaatgtatatgacatgagtaaacaagtgaatcatacagcaaagacttttcatgaatagtacttaaagacaagcatcaataagtcttgcttaagagttaactcataaagcaataattcatagtaaagcattgaagcaacacaatggaagattaagtttcagcggttgctttcaacttgtaacaagtatatctcatggatagttgtcaacatagagtaatataacaaatgcaatatgcaagtatgtaggaatcaatgcacagttcacacaagtgtttgtttcttgaggtggagagaaataggtgaactgactcaacaataaaagtaaaagaatggtcctccatagaggaaaagcatcgattgctgtatttgtgctagagctttgattttgaaaacatgaaacaattttgtcaacggtagtaataaagcatatgtatcatgtaaattatatcttacaagttgcaagcctcatgcatagtatactaatagtgcccgcaccttgtcctaattagcttggactaccggatcatcgcaatgcacatgttttaaccaagtgtcacaaaggggtacctctatgccgcctgtacaaaggtctaaggagaaagctcgcattggatttctcgctattgattattctcaacttagacatccataccgggacaacatagacaacagataatggactcctcttttatgcataagcatgtggtaacaattatttttctcatatgagattgaggatatatgtccaaaactgaaacttccaccatggatcatggctttagttagcggcccaatgttcttctctaacaatatgcatgctccaaccataaggtggtagatctcccttacttcagacaagacgaacatgcatagcaactcacatgatattcaacaaagaatagttgatggcgtccccagaaacatggttatcgcacaacgagcaacttaataagagataaagtgcataagtacatattcaataccacaatagtttttaagctatttgtcccatgagctatatattgcaaaggtgaatgatggaattttaaaggtagcactcaagcaatatactttggaatggcggagaaataccatgtagtaggtaggtatggtggacacaaatggcatagtggttggctcaagtattttggatgcatgagaagtattccctctcgatacaaggtttaggctagcaaggcttatttgaaacaaacacaaggatgaacggcgcagcaaaactcacataaaagacatattgtaaacattataagaatctacaccgtcttccttgttgttcaaaactcaatactagaaattatctagactttagagagaccaaatatgcaaaccaaattttagcatgctctatgtatttcttcattaatgggtgcaaagcatatgatgcaagagcttaaacatgagcacaacaattgccaagtatcacattatccaagacattatagcaatttactacatgtatcattttccaattccaaccatataacaatttaacgaaggagaaacttcgccatgaatactatgagtagaaactaaggacatacttgtccatatgcaacagcggagcgtgtctctctcccatacagtgaatgctaggatccattttattcaaacaaaaacaaaaacaaactgacgctccaagcaaagcacataagatgtgaccgaataaaaatataatttcaagagaggaacctgataatgttgttgatgaagaaggggatgccttgggcatccccaagcttagatgcttgagtcttcttgaaatatgcagggatgaaccaccggggcatccccaagcttagactcttcactcttcttgatcatagtatatcatcctcctctcttgacccttgaaaacttcctccacaccaaactcaaagcaaactcattagagggttagtgcataatcaaaaactcacatgttcagaggtgacacaatcattcttaacacttctggacattgcccaaagctactggaaggtaatggaacaaagaaattcatccaacatagcaaaagaagcaatgcgaaataaaaggcagaatctgtcaaaacagaacagttcgtaaagacgaattttaaaatggcaccagacttgctcaaatgaaaatgcccaaattgaatgaaagttgcgtacatatctgaggatcacgcacgtaaattggcttaattttctgagctacctacagtgaggcaggtcgaaattcgtgacagcaaagaaatccgaaactgcgcagtaatccaaatctagtatgaactttactatcaaagactttacttggcacaacaaaacacaaaactaagataaggagaggttgctacagtagtaaacaacttccaagacacaaaataaaaacaaattactgtagcaaaatagcacatgggttatctcccaagaagttctttctttatagccattaagatgggctcagcagttttaatgatgcactcgcaagaaataatatttgaagcaaaagagagcatcaagaggcaaattcaaaacacatttaagtctaacatgcttcctatgaaaagtaatcttgtaaataaacaagttcaagaagcataatgcaacaagcatagaaagataaaacaagtgtagcttcaaaaatttcagcatatagagaggtgttttagtaacatgaaaatatttacaaccatatttccctctctcataataactttcagtagcaacatgagcaaactcaacaatataactatcacataaagcattcttattcacatgcataaaagtatcattactctccacataagcataatcaattttattagttgtagtgggagcaaattcaacaaagtagctatcattattattctcatcatcaaatataggaggcatattgtgatcataatcaaatttatcctccataacaagtggtactaaaagactactatcatcatcataaataggaggcaaagtatcatcaaagtaaattttctcctcaatgcttgggggactaaaaatatcatgctcatcaaagccagcttccccaagcttagaattttccatagcattagcaacaatagtgttcaaagcattcatattaatataaTCCCATTAGCATgcgtataaagttccatgggttttttaattttctcttcaaacacatcatgtcctaattcaagataaagttcataaagttctctcatatttttgttgttttccattatgcctaactagtgtaaacaagaaacaaaaagttgcaattgcaggatctaaaggaaatagcttcgagtacttacgacgccggaaaatagcttagtagccgagatccggagtgtgagtaccttttacctttcctccccggcaacggcgccagaaaatagcttgactgcctacaactggcgcgtggttgacgagggaggaaatccccgtattgtagctttttgttccccggcaacggtgccagaaaatagcttgatgtctacgccccctccttttcctgtagacagtgttgggcctccaagagcagaggtttgtagaacagcagcaagtttcccttaagtggatcacccaaggtttatcgaactcagggaggaagaggtcaaagatatccctctcatgcaaccctgcaaccacaaagcaagaagtctcttgtgtccccaacacacctaataggtgcactagttcggcgaagagatagtgaaatacaggtggtatgaatatatatgagcagtagcaacggcaccagaaaagtgctttgcccaggacagtaaacaagcagtagtaacgcagcagtagtaacacagtaaaacagtaaacaagcagcgatagcagtatttaggaacaaggcctagggattagactttcactagtggacactgtcgtcgtggtgaacgagcagatgccataggatggcttagattggggccgaatggacgcaagaggattcgggggagggtttgcgatcaggtaggaagagattccggatggtttcctcaagaacttggccaaggccagaggttgaagaagaaagacacaaggaaaaactccctctagatcaccatgttcatagattcatacAAGTTACAGGCTTTtccttcctacatacacgcgtacccacttgcccgtgaagatgggctgccccctctccttatataggggagagggtggcttacactgcaagaaaccctaacggcatctttgactggacaaactactttacagagctactgtacaaagctactttaatcatagatgacaccggggccttcttttatcagggctgctgatgtcctccggcttctttggacgtcacctctctctttggcgccagggctctgaataaagttactttgcttggctcatccttgtcttcttgctctgaagagaatctttgaccagacctgccgacaggctctcctttccggtatcttctataccgggttccggcatacccctttggggataccggtttagccttgctctcccggattcctactaggcttccggcaagaacattaaaccggtatcttgatggctcaaaccatccggtttggcatgcctttggcataccgggggttatccccccaacattagtccccgaagctggtatagtctggaggattctatcctacggaccatgccaggttttcatctttttaagataccggtttagtcgCTCATCTTTTGAGCttggttccggcacctttacccttgttccttttcttctcttcgcaaggcttgttccggcacctcttttttccggcaccacgtgtctctgctccttcctcggcgaagtcgagagtatatcgggccccgcgcctgtcagtgacatgcgcactgtaactgacgcgccagtgcccgctgtcacatcgtttcgactcccgcgcacgcatttaatgcaccgcagcggatcccactacctcttcgggatcccgcgtgcgcctccgttttcgcgcgtgtatccgttcgccacgtggcggcccaaggtgcgaaccgtcgcgggccgcgaggcgaaccgccgcggcccagcggttcgctgcccactttctctctcttatataagcacaactgcccgttccccttcatcttcttcgcattctcctccttcgcgcacagagctccacgcctctgcgcctccgccgctctccgtccgccgtcgcccgttcaagctccggcgcccggcgaacttacgccgcccctccgccgaacttcgccgtgcggagttctttggcagcaccttcctcgcgtccgccgcatttgtgcttcttcgcgagcttttccgcttcgccatcgacggagctcgccggcgaccgcagagccgctccaccgtcagcaaacactcccctcagcgtccgcgccgctcaaggttggtatcaattttgctttactcgccgttcgcttgctttccagatcttgagcctttggtgttcttatttgctccttttctttggttttcttcttactcgtagatcttcacacggggttgaagtttgggattcctgtttctccgcccatccttgcgatgtctgacgagggatcttcctctgcatcctcttcttctctttctctcaagcgccgtagaccttctcccggtgaatctacggcctcagatccaatggaaaccgattccggcaaccagcaggaatccggtgacccccaagagtccggcggccacctagaatccggtagctttagccaagcttccggtagccaagaggccagtggctctggtcaagcctctagcagctccagccaatcttccggcgaggagccttccccaaccacccgcggagcctggatgggctcctacgttactgagtttgagatcgattggctgtaccggtctcggaggattccggaaggagttgcctgccggattccggataacgagattgaaccggatccggaagacgacgagcatgttgtttttctcgctcactttgagcgcggcttcggccttcctgcctctacttttttccgggagttcctagatttctacgaactccaacctcaccaccttcctggcaacgccattttctatctctcttgttatgccaccttcatggaggcttacatcggcattcgtcccacttgtgagacgtttgcccgcttcttcaacttgcggatcaactccgtccagggcaaggagattcctaagcccaagccgcccgtgcagtgcggctcctgcatcgtcggctcccgccaagggagcactttccttaagtttaccggcctcgagtcttgccgcacctggcaaggaactttcttctacgtgaagaacaccggccgcgccgatcgcatcaaccttcctccataccaagaggggccccccagcagagccaactggagctacaacccgaggacagaacatgccgaaaccaatcgggtggtgcgcttcttggcctctttgaagaaggagaccaacatctgttccgacgatgtcatccggactttcatatcgcgccgggtgcttcctcttaagcgccgcgcacataggatgagcgagatgtatggcccaggcgatcctaccaagatcaccggccgtgctctcagcaagaaagatgttgttctcaaggctaagcagatttgtcaaactgctatgccttttacttgggaatggggcctccttcccctcagttcctctaaccgtccgacccaagaagtaagagattacgcacttggggttgtctttgccggtaagtttctgcttttgctaaccttcttttttttttaccttgtttcaggccagggaccgcttcccctctatccaggcagagccgcgaggacctctccggaagcgtgcctttgactccttcgacccggatccctacatctattggaaggacctgaagatggggaagactccggctgcgcgccttggccgggacccgccggagcccaccggaaatccagaggagctggttgtgctcgaggtattttcttttccggcttcttatactttgccattatcgctttcttgcgaattgcttcttagccatatccaactcacagatccacgagcgcgtgccgcccctgcgcgccgaggccggcactgagtttgtggacaaactcatggcccagggccagaagaacaagcagccggcatctactgccggctccagccatgctcctccctccaagcgcttccggacggagcccgtgggggagaaagaagtgggcgtgcgccgctacgggcgcaaagcgatgccaaccgcttccgggtaatttcattttccggcttgcctccttttttgctaagctctttttccggttgcttcttctcaaccacttgtcttttttctttttctcagccccgctctcaagcttggcccaaggccattgggctctgagggatccgcaaggacctcaacccctcctcctcgttcaagcccggcaccatctggtgccggcaacacctctgcctccctttcggggggcacaacaaattcggggcgtgcggccccttcactgtcagatcaccgcacggaggaggatctttccttcctcccggaacaccaagacaccggcgccagcaacaccggcgccggagaagaagaagctgccgggcgggcggagccttttgctcctcccgtcctcgaaaagacaacctccgcgccggaatcttccgcgccggaaggctccaagacgggtgacgctcctagcgctcccccttctccacgcaccatcctcatgcctccgcctgaggctcctcgcgcccagccctccaaggccgctcctggcgcgccgccggctaagatttccggggcctcttctaccgcgccgccgcccaagccctccaagctcatcaaggggagggcgacggcctccagcgccccttcgggcggccagcagcccttggtgctgcacgtctccaaggctgccaaaagcgccagcatgaaggccaccggcctcctcggccgcattacggagttccaacgccaaggccgggacctggggcacctcctgccgtatgcccaaaagtggaacgccgcggacatcactccggcgacccgcggcatgggcaaggatcggctgccggcacctgatcctgtcggggatcggtgttctgaggagcacttcatgcggctccgggctgccgtaaaagagcttgacagcgcgtggtacgattccacgaacaatctgacggtatgttctattaactttcaacctttgccggtttcttcgtttccggttctgctttatcttttccttagtttcatgccggtttctctcttgtctatcttcccagtccccgagttttgtggtgagagcgcagctcttagcgcaaaacttaacttaagtttttagcgcaaaaccggcactgccagtccccgagttttgggttaaacatcttcttcttaacacataatttaccttagaaatgcgcaaaaccggcactgccagtccccgagtttcgggttaagaacttggttcttagcacaaaattttaccttatttcttctttttcttgaacaggtcaccgctgacactcggaaggccctcttcgaggagcttttatgggagcaccgggagctcgctgaggcacatgacaagtgccaaggtaagttttttgtttcaccggcatctttgctaccggaaacctcttttccttgtgatatttacaatttctgttcaacagtgatcccggaagcttccatcgatgctctcaaggagcagcttgccacggcccaacgtactattttttcctttctcctttgaacttggtttcttttcagttttactagtgtagccttgctaacactcattttcccggttacaggggagaaggacgagctcaaccggcagcaccaggatgagctgaacgccctcaagaccagctaccaggatctcaagtctcagctgattcagctggggctcgatcacgccaaggccctcaaagccgctgaagtgagcgcagcggccaagttggacgaggctctggaggatgcttccaatgccactgtggtgttgcgggcagagctggaggagatggccaaggcccggaagggcgccgaggagaaggccgcgcggctggaggaggagcgtaaagagtgcgatcagctgatcctgcagaccgatacacttgccctccgtaagttgttttcttttacattttgactactgcatacgagccttttttccttcgaccccatttttgtttccgctatctttcattccggactcttttccttccggtctctttttcttccggactcttctccttccggtctcttttcttccggactcttttccttaaactttttctttctttgcataggcctctttccggactcgcagaggtacgctgtcaagaaggtcgatgcgcaacgcaaggacaaaggccaagcggatcttaccgtgccatggacgcccaaggaccatctggtcgcgcttaacgcgcgggtgtcccatatgcgctgcatagaccgcaatctttcggacatccctgatgtagctacccagctatacaggactttatggcctggcgaggaggtgccggacaccttctccctcatcaacgaccgcctgaaaggtgccggcaggaggatccgcgagtggcagtgctctgctgcccgcgctggagcggactccgccctccgcgtcgcctgctcctggtacccggagctcaatctggacgcccttaccggcgtgcgcgaaggcgcagaaacggatctggacccgatcctctccgccaagcggcaggatcgcgcgtactgcatcgcggagtatgccgacatgcgcaccttcatccctccccctcctggcgtcacggattatctcgacgaggaggagggtgaagccgaagaagaggtcctgggcgatgctggtgccggcgatgctcctccggaggcccctgctgcatgatgatttcctttgaagtgtttgctcattatatctgttggtcctgttgctttaagacaatatctgttaaattctgccccggaatgccggggcttatgatgtaaaacttaagtttgcctgtggttgtgctacaacatttcctgccggtaagttataccggtagctaagtacttatgagtttgccttaacatattttgcttttggttccgcttttatcctgcactgcaaagatttctcaattgcttccgcatccaatttgatgcatacttggttcttttgccttggctcgcctgccttctctggcgttctttggcgtatgagcacaaggttctttcaccaaacaagcatcttcttgaacttagaaataactttgaaattttgcaaaaaaccggtttaaccggggttaattaaatttttcagattgttctttcctgctctcccttttcgcagttcatgtgcttatcccctaccggtttatcttgcttgccatgaagccggtttgcggacagcagcagagtcgaagactccggtaggatttagcacactactaaaccggaaagaaaaaacattcaataagcaaccggtaaactgaaaaaatagacaagttacatgcaacttaagttggggtagtccccgagattcactcaaggttccggcatcttttattcatagcatataaggtacaaaaaggaacttcttacaccaccacttcaagagtagaaaggacgcaacagagctacgttccatggacgcttgctctcctcgccggacctgtccgcctttcctttcttccattcctgtgcatctatcaagtagtatgcatcattgtgaagcaccttgcttacaatgaagggaccttcccacggtggcaaaagcttatgccggccttcggtCGCTGCACcgtgcgaagtacaagatctccctcccggaaaactcttgggttaaccttccggttatgatagcgtcttaggtttctttggtaaatggctgttcttgccaaagccagctctcttgcttcttctagcaagtccacatcgttttctggcctctttgacctcttgctcggtatagagctgtacccttggtgaatcatggatgatatcggttggtatcaccgcttcgctccataaaccatgaagaagggagtgtatccggtagaccggtttggagttgttcttatactccacagtactgatggtagctcatcgagccaacatcccggtgacttttccaccgcatcaatgagtctaggcttgataccggaaagcaccaaggcattcattctttctacttggccattgccctgtggatgtgccatcgagcacaaatccaaccggatgttcttttcttcacgtaaccttttgaactcaccttgagcaaagttggttccgttatcGGTGATGatcgtgcgggtatccataccgcaaaatgacatctttcaagaatttcacagctgtatgcccatcacactttgcgataggttttacttccagccacttggtgaacttatccaccatgaccaagatgtgagtcatgctttgcttcttgcagttttgaatggtccaaccatgtcaaggcaccaaacagcgaatggccatgttagcggtattgtctttaaaccggatgctggggtatggttttgcttggcgtacctctggcagccgttgcattttcttaccaaatcctcagcatcctccaaagcagtgggccaatagaacccatgccggaatacttttgctaccaaagcccttgatgaagcatgatgcccacattctccttggtgaatttcctcaagcatttcttttccttcctccggttccacacacctttgaaggacaccggtaacgcttctcttgtacacctcaccattgatgaatgtgtaagctttggaccttctttgtattctccttgattcattttcgtcagccggcaaggtgccgctgatcaggaattccttaataggtttaacccatgatggtatttctcgaaccaaaaacaccggtgcatctatctccatgctatctaccagcatcgtttcttccggtatgggtacagcagtcccgagcctaccggagcagtccccgagcttgccggagcagtccccgggttcccttcatcgatatccatgggtactacgtgtgactcggtacaaaaattgattcgattccgggctcggcttgatcgatggcactcttaggtgagccaaagctattccgggaggaatttcttgcctagatgagcccaacttgg
This region of Lolium perenne isolate Kyuss_39 chromosome 2, Kyuss_2.0, whole genome shotgun sequence genomic DNA includes:
- the LOC139835576 gene encoding uncharacterized protein, translating into MELQPHPEMRHHAEHLDFMLYHTQQDLDNARMYANQTHLALATHADAIKHLARERKKLRLQHAKKDATIARLRAQIASLEATMAPPNRNNKYAMMHLLQTLLADRETERAEREKDELNRQHQDELNALKTSYQDLKSQLIQLGLDHAKALKAAEVSAAAKLDEALEDASNATVVLRAELEEMAKARKGAEEKAARLEEERKECDQLILQTDTLALRLFPDSQRYAVKKVDAQRKDKGQADLTVPWTPKDHLVALNARVSHMRCIDRNLSDIPDVATQLYRTLWPGEEVPDTFSLINDRLKGAGRRIREWQCSAARAGADSALRVACSWYPELNLDALTGVREGAETDLDPILSAKRQDRAYCIAESGT